In Candidatus Bathyanammoxibius amoris, the following are encoded in one genomic region:
- a CDS encoding TlpA family protein disulfide reductase, translating into MYRTLLILAVTVCVLFSSRTGPVYGRFIPLLPGIDLSELEARLHANKGKVIILEFWMHNCPNCLREAPFMSKMYRKYKRRGLLVIGLSVDEDYEDAREFVLITGIRYPTFMADKSIMDAFGVKSVPYHVYIDRKGGIRWQDVGFYSDRKKEIEKRIIELLKESS; encoded by the coding sequence TTGTACAGGACCCTTTTAATCCTGGCCGTTACGGTATGCGTGTTGTTTTCCTCTCGAACAGGACCCGTTTACGGCAGGTTTATTCCGTTGCTGCCCGGGATAGACCTCTCCGAACTCGAGGCCAGACTTCACGCCAACAAGGGGAAGGTGATAATCCTTGAGTTCTGGATGCATAATTGCCCAAACTGTCTAAGAGAAGCGCCCTTTATGAGCAAGATGTACCGCAAATATAAAAGGCGGGGGCTGCTTGTAATCGGTCTATCCGTAGACGAAGACTACGAAGACGCCCGGGAGTTTGTGTTAATAACGGGCATCAGATATCCCACCTTTATGGCGGATAAGAGTATTATGGACGCCTTTGGAGTGAAGTCCGTACCGTATCATGTTTACATTGACAGAAAGGGAGGGATACGCTGGCAGGATGTGGGGTTCTACAGTGACAGAAAGAAAGAGATCGAAAAGAGAATTATCGAGCTGTTGAAGGAAAGTAGTTAG
- a CDS encoding TlpA family protein disulfide reductase — protein MRRTFVSITLLLALMSWSPAYLPAGDKTTTVGRLNAAELRNVIKENKGKVVVLCFWSTLSSISREEVVFLDTLYGAGENGVLEIIGVNVEGAEPDVIASFVDIKQIRYPVFVCGDNVIEAYDLQFIPVTFILGKDGRVRHKEIGFSEDAKPRFRKLIQKLSMEE, from the coding sequence ATGCGAAGGACATTTGTATCAATAACCCTGCTGCTGGCCCTTATGTCGTGGTCGCCGGCCTACCTTCCTGCAGGCGATAAGACAACAACCGTGGGGAGGCTCAATGCCGCAGAGCTTAGGAACGTAATCAAAGAAAACAAAGGAAAGGTAGTGGTCCTTTGTTTCTGGAGCACCCTGTCTTCCATTTCCAGAGAGGAAGTGGTCTTTCTGGACACACTCTACGGCGCCGGTGAGAACGGTGTACTTGAGATTATAGGTGTTAACGTCGAGGGGGCAGAGCCGGACGTAATTGCGTCTTTTGTGGACATAAAGCAGATAAGATACCCCGTATTTGTGTGTGGGGACAACGTAATAGAGGCCTACGACCTTCAATTCATACCCGTCACCTTCATCCTGGGCAAGGACGGCCGGGTACGGCACAAAGAAATTGGATTCAGTGAGGATGCAAAGCCAAGGTTCAGGAAGCTTATACAAAAGTTATCCATGGAAGAGTAG
- a CDS encoding 2-hydroxyacyl-CoA dehydratase family protein, protein MRQFDRLKKDVEAHAVRFFLKQLCRFGHLFVKDNTNNGMESLAFLTEEGYKYFYQTYKNEDRVVWTSLFVPSEILFGMGLLPFSLEVGAALSACGGHSSRGLMEADSEGVPIDVCSFHKSALGFAYKGYMPRPIAHAATSSICDSNLKMIKICEPITGKKTLVLDVPYELSSESVRYLAGQLRNLVKGLEEASGRKMDPERLRKTIETANTTRQRMLEVNEARVSPFAHLPGTRALGFMLPSHMLSGSRMTEEFYTRLSLELREKVKAEEERGSKPDRKIRLLWLELKPYFKAEIPAKIDVSSDTKIAFEEINYVYWDALDPDRPYESLARKLISNPNNGPLERRIKVIKKLVSKYDIDGAVVFSQWGCRRNNAAVPTIKKQLYREGVPVLNIDGDCVDNHNVMAGQISTRFEGFLEMLRVGRHEQAEVLKA, encoded by the coding sequence ATGAGACAATTCGACAGGCTAAAGAAAGATGTTGAGGCCCACGCCGTACGCTTCTTCCTGAAGCAGTTATGCCGCTTTGGACATCTATTTGTCAAAGATAATACCAATAACGGTATGGAGTCGTTGGCATTTCTGACAGAAGAGGGTTACAAGTACTTCTACCAGACCTATAAGAATGAAGACCGGGTGGTATGGACAAGCCTCTTCGTCCCCTCAGAAATACTCTTCGGTATGGGGTTGCTCCCGTTCAGCCTTGAGGTGGGTGCTGCGCTTTCCGCATGTGGAGGCCACAGTTCAAGGGGATTGATGGAGGCAGACTCCGAAGGTGTCCCCATAGACGTATGTTCATTCCACAAGTCGGCCCTCGGCTTTGCCTACAAAGGCTATATGCCCAGACCCATTGCGCACGCGGCAACAAGCTCCATATGTGACTCTAACCTCAAGATGATAAAGATATGTGAGCCCATTACAGGAAAGAAAACCCTTGTCCTGGACGTGCCTTATGAACTCAGCAGTGAATCGGTGCGATATCTGGCAGGACAATTAAGGAACCTGGTAAAAGGGCTTGAAGAGGCATCCGGCCGCAAGATGGACCCTGAAAGGCTCCGTAAGACCATAGAAACGGCCAATACGACCCGTCAACGTATGCTGGAGGTGAATGAGGCAAGAGTCAGCCCCTTTGCACACCTGCCGGGTACAAGGGCATTGGGCTTCATGCTGCCCTCTCACATGCTCTCAGGCTCCCGGATGACGGAGGAATTCTATACAAGGCTTTCTCTGGAACTAAGGGAGAAGGTAAAGGCCGAAGAGGAACGCGGCTCAAAACCTGATAGAAAGATAAGGCTCCTGTGGCTGGAACTTAAACCTTACTTTAAGGCTGAAATACCCGCGAAGATAGACGTCAGCAGTGATACTAAGATCGCCTTTGAAGAGATAAACTACGTGTACTGGGATGCGCTGGACCCCGACAGGCCATATGAGAGCCTTGCCAGGAAACTCATCTCAAACCCCAATAACGGTCCTCTTGAACGCAGGATAAAGGTTATCAAAAAGCTGGTGAGTAAATACGACATAGACGGCGCGGTGGTATTCTCTCAGTGGGGATGCAGAAGGAATAATGCCGCGGTGCCCACAATAAAGAAACAACTCTACCGGGAGGGGGTCCCGGTGTTGAACATTGACGGGGACTGTGTAGACAACCACAACGTAATGGCGGGCCAGATTAGCACCAGGTTTGAAGGTTTTCTGGAGATGCTGAGGGTGGGAAGACATGAGCAAGCGGAAGTCCTCAAGGCCTAG
- a CDS encoding VWA domain-containing protein encodes MLVFDNDAYLWPVGVICFAVFFLYLYSCWKKKRWLREFGSIGLVAGESRVPRVFRDVLRGLSIGLAGAALALVLLGPKWLTTEEQYEQEGMEIVFALDVSISMLADDVKPNRLQRAKTEIRNLVKTLHNDNVGLVAFAGKAFSLMPYLTRDYEHIFLRLLNLINENYSRVVPYGTNIGNALLISMDSFSDKPVEKVLILLTDGEEQIGVRSQVAEAIRLLLEKKNISLYMIGIGDPNRATRIPKKDRYGVTVGYEKDQHDKIIKTRPNPSFLSEIAQLSGGSYVHDATGEELEDIFRSAIEKHRKIVGIREKSILVDVSQHFLAAAVLLLILGLCV; translated from the coding sequence ATGCTGGTTTTTGACAACGATGCTTATCTATGGCCGGTAGGCGTAATCTGCTTTGCCGTCTTCTTTCTCTATCTGTATTCTTGCTGGAAAAAGAAGAGGTGGCTGAGAGAATTTGGCAGCATAGGGCTGGTCGCGGGGGAGAGCCGCGTCCCCCGGGTGTTTAGAGACGTCCTGAGGGGCCTGTCCATCGGCCTTGCGGGCGCCGCGCTGGCCCTGGTACTCTTAGGCCCTAAGTGGCTCACTACCGAGGAACAGTACGAGCAGGAGGGAATGGAGATTGTCTTTGCCCTGGACGTCTCCATAAGTATGCTGGCAGATGACGTCAAACCAAACCGGCTTCAAAGGGCGAAGACAGAGATAAGAAACCTGGTGAAAACGCTCCATAACGACAATGTCGGCCTTGTGGCGTTTGCAGGTAAGGCCTTCTCCCTTATGCCCTATCTAACCCGGGACTACGAGCACATCTTCCTCAGGTTGCTGAACCTCATAAACGAGAATTACTCAAGGGTTGTGCCTTATGGCACAAATATCGGCAACGCCCTCCTCATATCCATGGACTCCTTCAGCGACAAACCCGTCGAGAAGGTGCTGATATTGCTGACCGACGGTGAGGAGCAGATAGGTGTGAGAAGCCAGGTAGCCGAGGCGATAAGATTACTACTTGAAAAGAAGAACATTTCGCTATATATGATAGGCATAGGGGATCCCAATAGGGCGACACGCATCCCCAAAAAAGACAGGTACGGCGTTACCGTAGGTTATGAGAAAGACCAGCATGACAAGATTATTAAGACGCGCCCCAACCCGTCTTTTCTAAGCGAGATCGCTCAGCTTTCAGGCGGCAGCTACGTGCATGACGCGACGGGGGAAGAATTGGAAGACATCTTCCGCTCTGCCATAGAAAAACACAGGAAAATAGTGGGGATAAGGGAGAAAAGCATACTTGTTGACGTCTCCCAGCACTTCCTTGCTGCGGCAGTCCTGTTGCTCATCCTGGGCCTTTGTGTTTGA